A part of Miscanthus floridulus cultivar M001 chromosome 6, ASM1932011v1, whole genome shotgun sequence genomic DNA contains:
- the LOC136456264 gene encoding cytochrome P450 CYP72A616-like has product MATRVLLMLRETSPWALAGAAASVALLWLVAWTLEWAWWTPRRLDRALRAQGLKGTRYRLFTGDLRETARVNREARKKPLALGCHDIGPRVQPMLHSTIKEYGKLSFTWFGPTPRVMIPDPELVKEVLSNKFGHFGKPRSTRIGKLLADGVVNHDGEKWAKHRRILNPAFHHEKIKRMLPVFSTCCIETITRWENSMPSEGSSEIDVWPEFQNLTGDVISRTAFGSNYQEGRRIFQLQGELAERLIQSIQTIFIPGYWFLPTKNNRRMKGIDLEICKILREIIGKREKATKNGETNNDDLLGLLLESNTRQSNGNASLGLTTEDVIEECKLFYFAGMETTSVLLTWTLIVLSMHPDWQERAREEVLSHFGRTIPDFDSLSRLKTVTMILHEVLRLYPPVTFLTRRTYKEMELGGIKYPAGVNLLLPIIFIHHDPDIWGKDVSEFNPERFANGISNATRHQAAFFPFGGGPRICIGQSFALLEAKMALCTILQRFSFELSPSYTHAPYTVITLHPQHGAQIRLKKL; this is encoded by the exons ATGGCGACCCGCGTTCTGCTGATGCTTCGGGAAACCTCTCCGTGGGCGCTGGCCGGCGCGGCGGCGTCCGTGGCGCTGCTGTGGCTGGTGGCCTGGACGTTGGAGTGGGCCTGGTGGACGCCTCGGCGGCTCGACCGGGCCCTGCGGGCCCAGGGCCTCAAGGGCACCAGGTACCGCCTCTTCACCGGCGACCTGAGGGAAACTGCCCGGGTTAACCGGGAGGCCCGCAAGAAGCCGCTGGCGCTCGGCTGCCACGACATCGGCCCCCGCGTGCAGCCCATGCTTCACAGCACCATAAAGGAATACG GGAAACTATCGTTCACTTGGTTCGGCCCAACACCAAGGGTGATGATTCCAGACCCGGAGTTAGTCAAAGAGGTGTTATCTAATAAGTTTGGCCACTTTGGCAAACCAAGGAGTACCCGCATTGGGAAGTTGTTAGCCGATGGGGTAGTAAATCATGATGGTGAAAAATGGGCAAAGCACAGGAGAATTCTTAATCCTGCCTTTCACCATGAGAAAATAAAG CGGATGCTGCCAGTATTTTCAACCTGTTGTATTGAAACGATTACTAGATGGGAGAATTCAATGCCTTCTGAAGGATCTTCTGAGATAGATGTCTGGCCTGAGTTCCAGAATCTTACTGGAGATGTTATCTCAAGAACCGCGTTTGGTAGCAACTATCAAGAAGGGAGGAGAATTTTCCAGCTGCAAGGAGAACTAGCTGAACGCCTTATTCAGTCTATTCAGACAATATTTATCCCAGGCTATTG GTTCTTGCCCACCAAAAACAACAGAAGGATGAAAGGAATCGATCTAGAGATCTGCAAAATTCTCCGTGAAATAATTGGGAAAAGAGAGAAGGCTACTAAAAACGGGGAAACAAATAACGATGACTTGCTGGGTTTATTACTGGAGTCAAATACAAGGCAATCAAATGGAAATGCAAGCCTGGGATTGACAACAGAAGATGTCATTGAGGAATGCAAGCTATTTTACTTTGCAGGTATGGAGACAACATCAGTCCTGCTTACATGGACACTTATTGTGCTAAGCATGCACCCAGATTGGCAAGAGCGAGCAAGAGAAGAAGTGTTGAGCCACTTTGGAAGAACCATACCAGATTTTGATAGCTTGAGCCGCCTGAAGACT GTGACCATGATTCTACATGAGGTCCTTAGGTTATACCCACCGGTAACCTTTCTAACCAGAAGAACTTATAAGGAAATGGAGCTCGGTGGAATCAAATATCCTGCAGGAGTGAACCTTCTTCTGCCCATCATCTTCATTCACCATGATCCCGACATTTGGGGAAAAGACGTAAGTGAGTTCAATCCAGAGAGGTTTGCCAACGGAATATCCAACGCAACCAGGCATCAGGCTGCTTTCTTTCCGTTCGGAGGGGGCCCCAGGATCTGCATCGGCCAGAGCTTTGCATTGCTGGAAGCCAAGATGGCGCTATGCACCATCCTCCAGCGCTTCTCCTTTGAGCTCTCGCCATCCTACACCCACGCGCCCTACACCGTGATAACACTGCACCCTCAGCACGGTGCTCAGATAAGGCTGAAAAAGCTTTGA